In Alicyclobacillus macrosporangiidus CPP55, a single window of DNA contains:
- a CDS encoding 2-keto-3-deoxygluconate permease, which produces MRILKGIQRIPGGMMIVPLVLAALVNTFFPKALQIGSFTSAIFSNKGLDAMIGLQLFFVGTRLRLRQAPEALKRGAVLLLAKYAAGALLGLLVAKLFGLGGLFGISVLAIVSTVTGANGALYLSLMGEYGDTADAAAMSLLNIHDGPFLTMLTLGVTGLAHIPVVNLVAAIVPLVVGAILGNMDEDFQRLFGPGLPIVIPFIGFTIGAGINLGNVVTAGLQGILLALIVIVVGGGFTFLADRYILRRPGYAGAALASSSGNSIANPAAVALIDTSYKPFVQSATVEIASAVVLTAILVPFITAFVARRYGRSELAERRNEEIQGAVAEGYH; this is translated from the coding sequence ATGCGTATTCTTAAGGGAATTCAGCGAATTCCTGGCGGGATGATGATCGTTCCTCTTGTGTTGGCAGCTCTTGTCAATACATTCTTTCCAAAGGCCTTGCAGATCGGTTCGTTCACGTCAGCGATTTTTTCGAACAAAGGTCTTGACGCAATGATTGGCTTGCAATTATTCTTTGTTGGAACTCGTCTTCGGTTGCGTCAAGCACCTGAGGCGCTTAAACGTGGTGCAGTATTGCTCTTGGCCAAGTATGCGGCGGGTGCACTACTTGGATTGCTAGTGGCAAAATTATTTGGGTTAGGTGGATTGTTTGGCATCTCTGTTCTAGCTATTGTGTCTACGGTGACGGGTGCCAATGGTGCTCTCTACTTGTCTCTGATGGGTGAGTACGGAGATACCGCCGATGCCGCCGCAATGTCTTTGTTGAACATCCATGATGGACCCTTTCTTACCATGCTCACACTTGGCGTGACAGGCCTGGCACATATACCGGTTGTGAACTTGGTCGCCGCGATTGTTCCTCTGGTTGTAGGTGCAATTTTAGGTAACATGGACGAAGATTTTCAAAGGTTGTTCGGGCCTGGGTTGCCCATTGTGATTCCGTTTATCGGATTTACGATTGGTGCTGGAATCAATCTCGGCAATGTGGTCACTGCCGGTCTGCAGGGGATCCTGTTGGCATTAATCGTAATTGTCGTCGGAGGAGGCTTCACTTTCCTGGCAGATCGCTATATTCTTCGACGTCCCGGATACGCCGGGGCAGCTCTAGCCAGTTCATCGGGTAATTCCATTGCAAATCCGGCAGCCGTTGCTCTTATAGACACGAGTTATAAACCATTCGTACAGTCGGCGACGGTTGAGATTGCGTCAGCTGTCGTTTTGACCGCGATACTGGTTCCTTTCATCACGGCGTTCGTTGCCAGAAGATATGGACGAAGTGAACTGGCGGAGAGGCGGAATGAGGAAATTCAAGGAGCTGTGGCAGAGGGGTATCATTGA
- a CDS encoding mandelate racemase/muconate lactonizing enzyme family protein, translated as MDDNDGVTSLKIVDIREVAVPIQSDIRNAYIDFSKMTASVVALVTDVVRDGKRVIGYGFNSNGRYAPSGLLRERFIPRLMEADPKSLLNEEGTNFDPHRIWDVLMTGEKPGGHGERSVAVGVLDMAVWDAVAKIEGKPLYRLLAERYRGGQADDKVFVYAAGGYYQPGKDLKALQDEMKRYLDLGYTVVKMKIGGATLDEDIRRIEAVLEVLPSGRHLAVDANGRFDLQTAIAYARKLEPYNLFWYEEAGDPLDYELQAELGKHYANPMATGENLFSMQDARNLIRYGGLRPERDYLQFDCALSYGLVEYMRILDMLKEYGWSSRRCIPHGGHQMSLNIAAGLGLGGNESYPGVFEPFGGFADEYEVVDGYVGLPDIPGVGFEAKSNLYRLLKTVAE; from the coding sequence ATGGATGACAATGATGGGGTGACAAGCTTGAAGATTGTAGACATCCGAGAAGTTGCCGTACCCATTCAATCCGATATCCGCAACGCTTACATTGATTTCAGCAAGATGACGGCCTCCGTCGTGGCGTTGGTGACAGATGTTGTTCGCGATGGAAAGCGAGTGATAGGATACGGGTTCAACTCCAACGGGCGATACGCGCCTAGCGGATTATTGCGTGAGCGGTTTATTCCCCGTCTTATGGAGGCGGATCCGAAATCCTTATTAAACGAAGAGGGAACAAATTTCGATCCACATCGGATTTGGGACGTTTTAATGACAGGTGAAAAGCCCGGCGGGCACGGCGAACGCTCTGTGGCAGTTGGGGTACTGGATATGGCAGTTTGGGACGCAGTGGCTAAAATTGAAGGGAAGCCTCTCTATCGTTTGTTGGCCGAACGATACCGTGGTGGACAGGCCGATGATAAAGTCTTTGTTTATGCCGCTGGGGGATACTATCAGCCTGGAAAGGACCTTAAGGCGCTCCAGGACGAAATGAAGCGTTATCTCGATCTTGGTTATACCGTAGTCAAGATGAAAATTGGTGGCGCTACATTGGACGAGGACATTCGCAGAATTGAGGCAGTACTAGAAGTGCTGCCGAGTGGGCGACATCTTGCTGTTGACGCGAATGGCCGTTTTGACTTGCAGACTGCCATCGCCTATGCCAGAAAGCTGGAGCCTTATAATCTCTTCTGGTACGAAGAAGCTGGAGATCCTCTGGATTATGAATTGCAAGCTGAGCTTGGAAAACACTACGCTAACCCCATGGCGACCGGAGAAAATCTGTTCTCGATGCAAGATGCCCGCAATCTCATTCGGTATGGTGGATTGCGCCCGGAGCGCGATTATCTGCAATTTGACTGTGCGTTGAGCTACGGGCTTGTTGAGTACATGAGGATCTTAGACATGTTGAAAGAGTATGGTTGGTCCTCTCGACGCTGTATACCGCATGGTGGGCACCAAATGTCATTGAACATTGCGGCAGGCCTTGGGCTGGGTGGAAACGAATCGTATCCGGGTGTGTTCGAACCATTCGGTGGATTTGCCGACGAGTACGAGGTTGTGGATGGTTATGTTGGACTCCCTGATATACCCGGTGTAGGGTTTGAGGCGAAATCGAATCTTTATCGGTTGCTAAAAACCGTTGCGGAGTAA
- a CDS encoding sigma 54-interacting transcriptional regulator has product MKENEKAQIMIVAPYEGLARMAEQLVSRYPFSVGICVLDSTQLEKDAGGVAMDKYEGIRVFVSRGGTANYLRKWSGRPVIEIPVTPYDVLYAISQTARLGYRRIGIVGPANLIVESEHFVHLTDLCLRFETCDDVTKLPQVVRSIVERTEVDAIVGDRVATQLASQLGLYGQLLESGESSLRIALDSAVNVLNAQRDQQVKLEETRFILNVIQESVIATDRNGRITMLNSAAEHVIGRSKEDILGTMISESITDNSFQQIMSSGTVTENALVRIRDKQVVLNHLPIFIDGTYEGSVGIFQEVQHIQNTELSIRKKLYQRGFLAKNSFSDIVTHSPRMRKMIEWASLIARSDGTVLIHGETGTGKELFAQSIHNASSRRQGPFVSVNCAAVDGDLLNSELFGYEEGAFTGAARGGRMGLFEMAHGGTIFLDEISETSLAFQAKLLRVIQEREIRRVGGTRIIPVDVRIICATNRDLVRQVQIGQFREDLLYRLNVLEIHLPPLRERQEDIIPLAISFLRMEMRRQNRELVWENEQVFTPLKSYRWPGNVRELQNFAHRLVVCCPTNRVTQDIVEQFLTWNEADRAPTVSFVCNTPQPSPLDEHSTSISVPISDSWDEMEAALWEGLLRAFGGDKEKLCQVYHISRSTLWRKLKMRRSERGDSYNKR; this is encoded by the coding sequence GTGAAAGAAAACGAAAAGGCACAGATTATGATCGTTGCACCTTATGAAGGTCTTGCTAGGATGGCGGAACAACTGGTGAGTAGGTATCCGTTTTCTGTAGGAATATGTGTGTTGGACTCGACTCAACTGGAGAAAGACGCGGGTGGCGTAGCGATGGACAAGTATGAGGGAATCCGAGTCTTCGTTTCTCGCGGGGGGACTGCAAATTATCTCAGGAAATGGTCAGGTCGACCGGTAATAGAGATTCCAGTAACACCCTATGATGTGTTGTATGCAATAAGTCAAACCGCACGTCTAGGTTATCGACGAATCGGAATCGTGGGCCCAGCCAACCTTATCGTAGAATCCGAGCACTTTGTCCATCTTACCGACTTGTGTTTGAGGTTTGAAACGTGCGACGACGTCACAAAGTTGCCACAAGTTGTGCGTTCCATTGTTGAGCGAACTGAGGTCGATGCAATTGTTGGTGACCGTGTGGCCACACAGCTGGCCTCGCAGCTCGGCCTGTACGGCCAATTACTGGAGTCAGGCGAATCTTCGCTTCGCATCGCTTTGGATTCTGCTGTAAATGTCCTGAACGCTCAAAGGGATCAACAAGTCAAGCTGGAAGAAACACGTTTCATTTTAAACGTGATTCAAGAATCCGTGATTGCAACGGATAGAAACGGTCGTATAACGATGCTCAACAGTGCTGCAGAGCATGTGATAGGGCGGTCGAAGGAGGACATTTTGGGGACAATGATCTCGGAATCCATTACGGACAATTCCTTTCAGCAGATTATGTCGAGTGGTACGGTTACAGAAAACGCGTTAGTAAGAATACGTGACAAGCAAGTTGTTCTGAATCATTTACCTATCTTCATCGATGGAACCTATGAGGGTTCTGTAGGAATTTTCCAGGAAGTTCAGCACATTCAAAACACCGAACTCAGTATTCGGAAGAAGTTGTATCAACGGGGATTTTTGGCAAAGAACAGTTTCAGTGATATAGTGACACATAGCCCCAGAATGCGCAAGATGATCGAATGGGCGTCACTGATAGCTCGTTCAGATGGAACGGTGCTGATTCATGGAGAAACGGGGACAGGTAAGGAACTATTCGCCCAGAGTATTCACAACGCCAGTAGTCGTAGGCAAGGCCCTTTCGTTTCCGTGAATTGCGCGGCTGTCGATGGTGATCTGTTGAATAGTGAATTGTTTGGATACGAAGAGGGTGCCTTTACGGGGGCGGCCCGTGGTGGTCGCATGGGGCTGTTTGAGATGGCGCACGGGGGCACGATTTTTCTTGACGAGATAAGTGAGACTTCGTTGGCGTTTCAAGCCAAATTGCTGCGGGTGATACAGGAACGGGAGATTAGACGCGTAGGAGGTACACGCATCATTCCAGTGGACGTCCGAATCATTTGTGCTACCAATCGTGATCTTGTTCGCCAGGTACAGATTGGACAATTTAGAGAGGACTTATTGTATCGATTAAATGTTCTCGAGATTCACTTGCCACCGCTAAGGGAGAGGCAAGAGGACATAATTCCACTTGCCATTTCCTTTTTAAGGATGGAAATGAGGCGACAAAACAGGGAGTTAGTCTGGGAGAATGAGCAGGTGTTTACTCCCTTGAAGTCGTATCGCTGGCCTGGTAATGTTCGTGAACTACAAAACTTTGCACACCGGTTGGTGGTTTGTTGTCCAACAAATCGAGTAACCCAGGATATTGTGGAACAATTTCTGACATGGAACGAAGCTGACCGTGCTCCGACAGTTTCCTTCGTGTGTAACACACCTCAGCCAAGCCCATTGGATGAACATTCAACGTCAATCTCTGTCCCCATATCCGATTCGTGGGACGAGATGGAAGCCGCACTTTGGGAAGGACTTTTAAGGGCCTTCGGAGGAGATAAAGAGAAATTGTGCCAAGTTTATCACATCAGCAGATCGACTCTTTGGCGCAAACTCAAAATGCGGCGTTCAGAAAGGGGTGATTCATACAACAAACGGTGA
- a CDS encoding LuxR C-terminal-related transcriptional regulator: protein MGRRGLEDLIQQYEETLKKVKEARSTYKRLSRTNPRYERDAKLCEGMIRTLDYAICKMEGSTRTTHREILVGDHEDLDRLAARRKAGMVDEDSEAEDEGYQRVLVAWSTIMTTREAVCLFAYERGMTFSAIADALGVSRASVQSYVERARKKLNQARAVQLALWDETPGLGA, encoded by the coding sequence ATGGGGCGCCGGGGGCTGGAGGATTTGATTCAACAGTACGAGGAGACGTTGAAGAAGGTGAAGGAGGCGCGCAGCACATACAAGCGGCTGTCGCGGACGAATCCGCGGTACGAACGGGACGCGAAGCTGTGCGAGGGCATGATCAGGACGTTGGATTACGCGATCTGCAAGATGGAGGGGTCCACAAGGACGACACACCGGGAGATTCTGGTTGGGGACCATGAGGATCTGGATCGGTTGGCGGCGAGGCGAAAGGCAGGAATGGTGGACGAGGATTCGGAGGCGGAGGACGAGGGTTACCAGAGGGTGTTGGTGGCCTGGAGCACGATCATGACAACACGGGAGGCGGTGTGTCTGTTCGCGTATGAGCGCGGGATGACGTTCAGTGCGATTGCGGACGCGCTGGGCGTTTCGCGGGCGTCGGTGCAAAGTTACGTCGAACGAGCGCGGAAGAAGTTGAACCAGGCGCGCGCAGTGCAGTTGGCGTTGTGGGATGAAACTCCGGGGTTGGGGGCGTGA
- a CDS encoding putative quorum-sensing-regulated virulence factor translates to MACLSDTRFVVIDTETTGLLPHGRVVEIALVEVGLSDGPREVFSTLIHPGCSIPPEASAVHHITDRDVVDKPTLYEVWPKVLEHVDGAILVAHNAEFDRGMLPETGRPWMCSKRFAQHLWPDAPNFQNQTLRYWLGIDIDVGLPHRATGDAVVTAHVFQRELATYLARGYEDDPAALFNFLAGPVEVRTMPFGKHRGQPLEEVPRDYLHWVLENVQRLDADLEWSIRRVLGKSA, encoded by the coding sequence ATGGCCTGTTTGTCGGATACCAGATTCGTTGTCATCGACACGGAAACTACTGGCCTGCTACCGCACGGGCGCGTCGTGGAGATCGCGCTCGTGGAGGTCGGGCTGAGTGACGGGCCAAGGGAAGTGTTCTCGACGCTCATTCATCCTGGGTGTTCGATCCCGCCCGAGGCGTCGGCGGTACACCACATTACGGATCGCGATGTTGTGGACAAGCCGACACTGTATGAGGTGTGGCCGAAGGTGTTGGAACATGTGGACGGCGCCATACTCGTGGCGCACAACGCGGAGTTCGACCGCGGAATGCTCCCGGAGACGGGGCGGCCGTGGATGTGTTCGAAGCGGTTCGCTCAACACTTGTGGCCCGACGCGCCGAATTTCCAGAACCAGACGCTGCGTTATTGGCTCGGGATCGACATCGACGTCGGGCTGCCCCACCGCGCGACGGGTGACGCCGTGGTGACAGCGCATGTGTTTCAACGCGAGCTTGCGACGTATCTGGCACGCGGGTACGAGGACGATCCAGCGGCGTTGTTCAATTTTCTGGCAGGTCCGGTTGAAGTGCGGACGATGCCGTTCGGGAAACACCGGGGTCAACCACTGGAGGAGGTACCAAGGGACTACTTGCACTGGGTGCTGGAGAACGTACAGAGGCTGGACGCGGACCTGGAGTGGAGCATTCGGCGGGTGCTGGGGAAAAGCGCATAG
- a CDS encoding AAA family ATPase, which yields MRHVFLIGPMGAGKTTVARYLCEGHGYTRYALATPVDAVVDIAAPWLKGAGKAVRRPYLQKVGRFLREFQPNPLLFAAEERLRTVAGPLVIDDGRTLEEAVWAHQQGFVVIVLTAARDVRERRVLARDGELPDGRTFEDETEQAWQDARGIVIDTTRMNAEEMCDAVWDVVRGGDV from the coding sequence ATGCGCCATGTCTTCCTGATCGGCCCGATGGGTGCAGGCAAAACGACCGTCGCCCGGTACCTGTGCGAGGGGCACGGTTACACACGGTACGCCCTTGCCACACCGGTGGACGCGGTGGTCGACATCGCGGCGCCGTGGCTGAAAGGAGCGGGTAAGGCGGTACGGCGTCCGTACCTGCAGAAGGTCGGGCGGTTTCTGCGGGAGTTTCAGCCGAATCCGCTGTTGTTCGCGGCGGAGGAGCGGCTGCGGACAGTGGCGGGACCGTTGGTCATCGACGATGGCCGAACGCTGGAAGAAGCGGTCTGGGCGCATCAGCAAGGATTTGTCGTTATTGTGCTGACGGCGGCCAGGGACGTGCGCGAGCGGCGGGTATTGGCGCGAGACGGAGAGTTGCCGGATGGGCGGACGTTTGAGGACGAGACCGAGCAAGCTTGGCAGGATGCGCGGGGCATTGTGATCGACACGACTCGCATGAACGCGGAAGAGATGTGCGATGCGGTGTGGGACGTTGTGCGAGGAGGCGACGTGTGA
- a CDS encoding RusA family crossover junction endodeoxyribonuclease, which translates to MAHNVGDSGSRLILPLPPTLNHAYRNFVHPSGRRMRVLTRQAERFREEAAWLAKAWAMQTGWSMPPPRTKVYLRLWYFWPDWRRADANNREKVLLDALEGVLYPDDRWVLVWEMDFDVDRERPRVEIEISAGDAPCAMSS; encoded by the coding sequence ATGGCGCACAACGTGGGCGATTCTGGTAGCCGTCTGATCCTTCCGCTTCCGCCTACGCTCAACCATGCCTATCGCAATTTCGTTCACCCCTCCGGGCGCCGGATGCGGGTGTTGACCCGACAAGCGGAGCGGTTTCGGGAAGAAGCGGCGTGGTTGGCCAAGGCGTGGGCTATGCAAACGGGGTGGTCGATGCCGCCGCCCCGAACCAAGGTGTATCTGCGTCTGTGGTACTTCTGGCCGGACTGGCGACGGGCGGACGCGAACAACCGGGAGAAGGTGCTGTTGGACGCACTGGAAGGTGTGCTATACCCGGATGATCGTTGGGTACTCGTTTGGGAGATGGATTTTGACGTGGACCGGGAGCGGCCGAGGGTGGAGATTGAAATTTCGGCGGGTGATGCGCCATGCGCCATGTCTTCCTGA
- a CDS encoding DUF4406 domain-containing protein, whose protein sequence is MRLYLSGPMTGLADFNRPAFREAAAVLREQGHVVVSPAELPGDEHDPWAVWMRKALTMLLTCEAVAFLPGWQASRGATLEHHVAQALGMQRFAYYSGKLRPLTWAR, encoded by the coding sequence ATGCGGCTGTATCTTTCAGGTCCGATGACAGGATTGGCAGACTTCAACCGCCCTGCATTCCGGGAGGCGGCCGCGGTGTTGCGAGAACAAGGCCACGTTGTTGTCAGTCCGGCGGAGTTGCCAGGTGACGAGCATGACCCGTGGGCGGTGTGGATGCGCAAGGCGCTTACGATGTTGCTCACCTGCGAAGCGGTGGCGTTTCTGCCGGGTTGGCAGGCTTCGCGCGGCGCTACGCTGGAACACCACGTGGCCCAAGCGCTCGGGATGCAGCGGTTCGCCTATTATTCAGGGAAGTTAAGACCGTTGACCTGGGCGAGGTGA